One genomic window of Luteitalea pratensis includes the following:
- a CDS encoding class I SAM-dependent methyltransferase: protein MLNLDQYLSNIQSLRKSLTREQKAKLKEFQAFRFRWLQGFVYRIFFGSNLKILATLYICDKWGFHRYVPHYETHLAHRRKEKLKVLEIGIGGYDNPKAGGASLRMWRTYFPKSLIFGIDIYDKTCHEERRIKTFQGSQIDENFLEKVVQEIRKVDVIIDDGSHINEHIIYTFNYLFPKLSENGIYIIEDLQTSYWPSHGGSSEDFNRSDTAMGFLKSLTDGLNHEEYMLRSYEPNYFDKHIVGIFFYHNMVFIQKGINNEASIANFNTP, encoded by the coding sequence ATGTTGAATCTTGATCAATACTTGTCAAATATACAAAGTCTTAGAAAATCACTTACTAGGGAGCAAAAAGCAAAACTTAAAGAGTTTCAAGCTTTTAGGTTTCGTTGGCTCCAGGGTTTTGTCTATCGAATCTTCTTTGGTTCAAATTTAAAAATCTTAGCCACACTCTATATTTGTGATAAATGGGGCTTCCACCGGTATGTACCACATTATGAAACTCACTTAGCTCATCGACGGAAAGAGAAGCTCAAAGTCCTAGAAATAGGAATAGGTGGTTACGATAACCCTAAAGCAGGAGGAGCTTCATTGAGAATGTGGCGCACCTATTTCCCAAAGTCTCTTATATTCGGAATTGATATTTATGATAAAACCTGTCACGAAGAACGTCGGATTAAGACATTTCAAGGTTCCCAAATAGACGAAAATTTTTTAGAAAAGGTCGTGCAAGAAATACGAAAAGTTGATGTAATTATTGATGACGGTAGTCATATTAATGAACATATCATTTACACATTCAATTACTTATTTCCTAAGTTAAGCGAAAACGGTATATACATAATAGAAGACCTTCAAACTTCATATTGGCCATCTCATGGTGGATCAAGCGAGGATTTCAATCGTTCTGATACAGCGATGGGATTTCTAAAAAGTTTGACTGATGGACTCAATCATGAAGAATACATGTTAAGAAGTTACGAACCAAACTATTTTGATAAGCATATTGTGGGGATATTTTTTTACCACAATATGGTCTTTATTCAGAAGGGAATAAACAATGAAGCCAGTATTGCCAATTTCAATACACCATAG
- a CDS encoding glycosyltransferase family 61 protein: MSEVPAVGVARFENARLSRRDLLVTTDSGDIVYESALNQWAVLESNGILDSILPADGARVKGSHVLLGHPWSFGYYHWLFEALPRLSLIDAIPELSELPLILPGDAKPFQLESIVRVGIDIDRLWRPSTEVSVVDRLYLPTLFAPSGVPSPKAVAWLRRAFLAAEDTQPPTGRRLYLSRSDAPQRRLLNEEEVVGYLTSVDYEVVRAGDYSFDEQVSIFAGVTHVVAPHGAAVSNMAFAPRGTQLIELFGDSYVNGCYWALASILDQPYGCVIGKSEGLDYTVSLGRLKQVMANLRG; the protein is encoded by the coding sequence GTGAGTGAGGTGCCGGCTGTTGGCGTAGCTCGGTTCGAGAACGCCAGGCTCAGTCGGCGTGACCTGCTAGTCACAACTGACTCTGGCGACATCGTGTACGAGTCGGCCCTGAATCAGTGGGCTGTCTTGGAATCCAACGGCATTCTGGACTCCATCCTGCCGGCTGACGGCGCAAGAGTTAAGGGCTCCCACGTTCTCCTCGGTCACCCTTGGTCTTTTGGCTACTATCACTGGCTTTTCGAGGCGCTTCCTAGACTCTCGCTCATTGACGCTATACCCGAGCTCAGTGAGCTTCCCTTAATCCTTCCGGGCGACGCAAAGCCGTTCCAGCTAGAGTCCATCGTCCGCGTCGGCATAGACATCGACCGTCTCTGGAGGCCATCGACAGAGGTGAGTGTTGTTGATCGACTCTACCTCCCGACCTTGTTTGCTCCGTCAGGTGTGCCGAGCCCAAAAGCTGTTGCTTGGCTGCGGCGCGCATTTCTGGCAGCCGAAGATACCCAGCCGCCAACGGGGCGAAGGCTCTACCTGTCTCGTTCGGACGCACCTCAGCGCAGACTGCTCAACGAAGAAGAGGTCGTCGGCTACTTGACGAGTGTTGACTATGAAGTCGTTCGAGCAGGCGACTACTCGTTTGACGAACAGGTCTCGATCTTTGCCGGCGTCACGCATGTCGTCGCTCCGCACGGAGCGGCTGTGTCCAACATGGCGTTTGCGCCACGGGGAACCCAACTAATCGAACTGTTTGGCGACTCCTACGTCAACGGTTGCTACTGGGCGCTCGCGAGCATTTTAGACCAGCCCTATGGCTGTGTGATCGGCAAATCAGAAGGCCTTGACTACACTGTATCTCTCGGAAGGCTCAAACAAGTAATGGCCAACCTAAGAGGTTAG